One window of Henckelia pumila isolate YLH828 unplaced genomic scaffold, ASM3356847v2 CTG_525:::fragment_3, whole genome shotgun sequence genomic DNA carries:
- the LOC140872993 gene encoding uncharacterized protein: protein MADRSNNSSNLVLAATAVTKQPIWMKQAEEAKLKSEAEKTAAAKAAFEATFNKSQIQQLEAATAVPSSDDSDSDDDKSSENRRPAGPVDPARCMAQGAGIAGGTACVGATFSVVTKDSDGRNVTRGGASVVVRIAPGMGVGGSDQNGIVKDMGDGTYSVTYVVPKRGNYMVNVECNGKPIMGSPFPVFFSTGAPTGGLLGMAPAASFPNLVNQTMPNMPNYSGSVSGAFPGLLGMIPGVVSGASGGAILPGIGQSLGEICREYLSGRCAKTDCKSSHPPHNLLMTALAATTTMGTLSQVPMAPSAAAMAAAQAIVAAQALQAHAAQAQANSSKDSSGSAEKEGKADSLKKTVQVSNLSPLLTVDQLKQLFGFGGTVVECTITDSKHFAYIEYSKPEEATAALALNNMEVGGRPLNVEMAKSLPPKPVLNSPMASSSLPLVMQQAVAMQQMQFQQALLMQQALTAQQAANRAATMKSATDLAAARAAEITKKMQADGLIIEEKDSDKKSRSPSATRTKSRSRSKSASPVNYRSRRRSRSFSPPARRVHGYRSRSPRRYRHYVSDEKERRYYRDSRDRSDRNRRRDTDRLRDSRSPVSRRNRSRSVSPRTRRSHRDYSSSPKGRRISPPRERTTKSSRNYSRSPQHHRIRSPSGDDESKSKQRRRSRSGSLEVKHHSSDKKDGRRAEKSKYRSRRRSRSASLDGRNHGRKSSPKVSEESRSKRRRSSRSRSQEDKHRPSEKMEGAREEKSKGGDRLRSRSRSTEGKQRKGSKRSDDHKSKHRKHSQSVSEENNHKLSDTDPIEHEDEVIKSKNERSITRGNVSVDRFDESMYTEDDKVGSQVVSQNVFERYEGDDERSDHQQIHIVEY, encoded by the exons ATGGCCGATCGAAGCAACAATTCCAGCAATCTTGTTTTGGCGGCAACGGCAGTCACTAAGCAGCCGATATGGATGAAGCAAGCTGAGGAAGCCAAGCTCAAAAGTGAAGCCGAGAAGACCGCCGCCGCCAAAGCTGCATTTGAAGCCACCTTCAACAAATCCCAGATCCAACAGCTTGAGGCAGCTACCGCCGTGCCATCCTCCGATGATTCTGATTCCGATGACGATAAATCATCGGAAAACAGACGCCCTGCGGGCCCCGTGGACCCTGCGAGGTGTATGGCGCAGGGTGCGGGGATTGCGGGCGGGACGGCATGTGTGGGGGCGACGTTTTCTGTCGTTACAAAAGACAGTGATGGGAGGAATGTGACACGGGGAGGGGCTAGCGTGGTGGTGAGGATTGCGCCTGGGATGGGCGTTGGGGGTTCGGACCAGAATGGGATAGTTAAGGATATGGGTGATGGGACGTATAGTGTGACATATGTTGTGCCTAAGAGAGGAAATTATATGGTGAATGTTGAGTGCAATGGGAAGCCAATCATGGGAAGTCCGTTCCCTGTTTTCTTTAGCACTG GGGCACCCACTGGTGGACTTCTTGGGATGGCTCCAGCAGCTTCATTTCCAAATTTAGTTAACCAGACCATGCCCAATATGCCAAATTATTCTGGTTCTGTATCTGGTGCTTTTCCTGGGTTGCTTGGTATGATTCCAGGTGTTGTTTCTGGGGCCTCTGGTGGAGCAATTTTACCCGGAATTGGGCAATCTCTTGGCGAAATTTGTCGAGAATATCTTAGTGGGAGGTGTGCGAAAACCGATTGCAAGTCTAGCCACCCACCTCACAATCTGCTGATGACTGCACTAGCTGCAACCACTACCATGGGAACTCTTAGTCAAGTGCCAATGGCACCTTCTGCTGCTGCAATGGCTGCTGCTCAGGCGATTGTTGCTGCCCAGGCACTTCAAGCCCATGCTGCGCAGGCCCAAGCTAATTCCTCAAAAGACTCCTCTG GATCAGCCGAGAAAGAAGGAAAGGCTGATTCCCTTAAAAAGACTGTGCAAGTTAGCAATCTCAGCCCACTTCTGACTGTGGATCAGTTAAAACAGCTCTTTGGCTTTGGTGGCACAGTAGTTGAATGCACTATCACTGATTCAAAACATTTCGCTTACATTGAATACTCAAAACCTGAAGAAGCTACAGCTGCTTTGGCATTGAATAATATGGAAGTTGGGGGTCGTCCTTTGAATGTTGAAATGGCTAAATCACTTCCGCCAAAGCCTGTTTTGAATTCTCCAATGGCTTCATCCTCTCTGCCTTTGGTGATGCAGCAAGCTGTTGCAATGCAACAAATGCAATTTCAGCAGGCTCTCTTGATGCAGCAAGCACTTACAGCACAACAGGCAGCTAACAGAGCAGCAACCATGAAGTCTGCAACTGACTTAGCTGCAGCCAGAGCTGCTGAAATAACTAAGAAGATGCAGGCAGATGGATTGATTATTGAAGAAAAGGATTCTGATAAAAAATCAAG GTCACCTTCTGCTACTCGAACCAAGTCAAGATCTAGGTCCAAGTCAGCATCTCCTGTTAATTACCGGTCAAGGAGGAGGTCTCGCTCATTCTCACCTCCAGCTCGCCGAGTTCATGGTTACAGATCCAGATCACCTAGGAGATATCGCCATTACGTGAGTGATGAAAAAGAACGAAGATATTACAGGGATAGTAGGGATCGAAGTGATAGAAATAGAAGAAGGGACACAGATAGGTTGCGTGATAGCCGTTCACCTGTTTCAAGGAGAAACAGGAGCAGAAGTGTGAGCCCTCGAACTAGGAGGTCGCATCGAGATTATTCTAGTTCACCAAAGGGGCGTCGAATCAGTCCTCCAAGAGAGAGAACAACAAAATCGTCCCGTAATTATTCAAGATCTCCTCAGCATCATCGGATCCGGTCTCCTTCAGGTGATGATGAAAGTAAATCAAAACAGAGAAGGCGCTCGAGGTCAGGGTCTCTTGAAGTTAAGCATCACTCTAGTGATAAAAAAGATGGCAGAAGAGCAGAGAAGTCCAAATATCGGAGTCGAAGACGCTCCAGATCAGCCTCACTAGATGGTCGAAATCATGGACGCAAATCTTCTCCGAAAGTTTCGGAAGAAAGCAGATCAAAACGCAGAAGGAGCTCGAGATCCAGATCCCAGGAAGATAAGCATCGACCAAGTGAGAAAATGGAAGGGGCCAGAGAAGAGAAATCAAAAGGCGGTGATAGATTGCGGTCCAGATCAAGATCGACTGAAGGAAAGCAACGTAAAGGCAGTAAGCGTTCAGATGACCACAAATCCAAACATAGAAAGCACTCGCAGTCTGTCTCAGAGGAAAATAATCATAAATTAAGTGATACTGATCCTATCGAACATGAAGATGAAGTTATTAAAAGTAAGAATGAACGATCAATCACACGTGGTAATGTCTCTGTGGACAGGTTTGATGAATCCATGTATACTGAGGATGACAAAGTTGGAAGTCAAGTAGTCTCGCAAAATGTTTTTGAAAGATACGAGGGTGATGATGAGAGAAGTGATCATCAACAAATCCACATTGTGGAATATTAG